In Hemicordylus capensis ecotype Gifberg chromosome 4, rHemCap1.1.pri, whole genome shotgun sequence, the genomic window tgcTGAAGATAAAGGTTCTATTTATGTTCCTTCTCATGCCTATTGAGTGGAATCCTGATCAAGGGAATCAAAGTTGATCTTACAGAACAGCACTCTCAAACTATTTTATTTGCTAAATGCGTATCTCCTTGCATTTGTTTTAACAAAGCAACCAAGAATATAACTGTTTTTACATTGTGGATTACCCGATATAAAATTCATTCACTGTGGCTTCATTCAGTATACCTGCTTCTACCTTTCTAGTACACACAATACAACATGCTGCagcccaatcctgtgcatgtttactcagaagtcagtttCACTATGTTCAGTGGGCTTTCTTcctagtaagtgtgcataggattgcagtccagATATTATTTTTCAGGATGGAGAACAGGTTTGGTCCTTTAATGGGCACAGCTACAATACAGATGGAGTCAGACTAGTGCCCTGTCAGAGGAAACTTCTTAAGTGAACAGAAGGTGCTTTGGGCTCACCAAAGACCTCTTCACAGTGCTTGTGGAAGGGGTTCCTGGTTCTGCAGATGGAGCACTGCTTTGCAAAAGGTGTGGATACTGCCCAGTCTTGGTCATCATTTCTTAGAACACTTCCTCTGTTGCATTAAGCTTGCCTCATCTTGTGGTGTTCCCCAATTCCATCATAGAATCTGGATTTCATTTTTATGAGATTGTGGAAACAAACTGGCTTCCAGTGCTGTAAGCTTTCTTTCTCCCACTTTGTACCTGGAAAAAGAAATTACAAGTAACATTTTTTTATGCCTGGAGCAGAAGTATGGACATTGTGTTAAAAACCCATTCCTCTTGTAAACGTAAAACAAAAACCTACCAGGATTAGATAACCTATTGAATGAATTTAACTGCGAGGATTGAACTGTATTGCCACAGTGCCTTAGTAATACCATCAGTTTTTCTGagctaaagaagaagaagatataaCTAACAGTCCCAAACAAAACCTACTTCAATAAATAACTTGGGTTCACCAACCAAACAATTACACCAGCTGCTGTAATTTGTTCTTTTCAAGGTAGCAAAACTAGCTATGGGGTCTAGTATCTATCCCTTTCACCAGTCCTTTCATGTGTCAGACCAGCCTTCCAGAAAGGATGATGGAATGTGGCAGCAATGGCTCTGGTGTAGCTAGTACCAGAAGGAATGAGGCAGACTATTCCAAGTGCATTCAAATCTACTGCCCAACAGCCTGTGTACCTTATTTTCCTGGATCAAAGactaggccccccccccaagttcttggATGTTGGTATTCAGTGGGGGGATAGTCTTAATTTCAGAGTCCTttttctttggggtaaataaaGGTATAaccctgtatttttaaaggggtagTCTTAAAAACTCATAATTTAAGACTACTCCCTTaacaatgattaaaacaatttttaactaAAATTCTATTTTGGTAAATACAGTACTTATGTTAATTGCAAGGCCATGCCCTCTACTAATAGGATGTCAGTTCCGCATAAACTAAGATGCTCTTTGCTCTACAGTTTTTCCTCTCTTACGGCTTTCCCCTACTCCTGGTGATGACTACAGCTTCAACCTGGACGACAATGAAGGAGTCTGTGATCTCTTTGATGTGCAGATACTGAACTACTAGATTTGATGCAGCCAGATTGCCTCATCTACCTCTAACTATATATTTGTAGACTTAATTTCATAATGCAAGTATATTTAAATAATGAATGTAAAATGTGTGTAGTTCACAATGCTGGGTGTGCATTTGTTTGTTACTTTGAACAGTTTCTAAAGTCAAACTGAAGTGCATTTTTAATGCTGTGCAGGGGGCTGGTACTCTCAAACATACAATAGCTTAGTACAGTTAACTGAAAGCCCCGGTTCATTATTTGTTCCATAGGAACCAAAGTTTAATAGTGCCCCTACTTGCTTCCAGTAAAGTTATCTAGACTTGCCACTTGAAACAGATTACACATTCTATTTAGATCTGGCCACCTGTAAGTCCAACATTCATTGTAAAAATGTGTCCCAAGTCTTAACAGCATCACTGCCAATTGTAATATGATGGGCATTGCCTAAGGGATGCCATGTTGTTTCAGTGAGCACATTTTTTGCGGAGTGCCTTCTTTATTAGCACTTTAagtttctctccccgccccccccccctttttaaaaacttctgacaTTCCATATTCCTAGATCTAGGAAAGTACTATTTGTAGTTCGTATTAAAGAGTGCCAATGCTTGTACAttaacaagattttttaaaaataaactatatAAAGAGTTGCTGTTTATTGATATACCAGGAGCTACGACGCTGGCACGTAGGCATATGTGTTGCACTACAACTGTGATAGCAGGTTGGCAGCAGCATCCACGTTAGCTGGTTCACCTTCCAGGGGCTTTGGAATCTGAACAAAAAACACATACATGTATATTGTGAAGGAGTATTCTAGATGCTAAAGATTTCTCCTGCTAGAAATATCAGCTCTATGCAGAGTCTTGTTCCTCAAAACTCTTAATACAGTTATTTCATTGCACATTGAAGCCTAGAAGTAGCAGACACTGAGCAATCTTTCTTTGCTAGAATTCAGCAGCTGAAAATGGAACACCTTAAGCCTTATtcactagtgatgtgcccggaccagtccggaggccattctaaaggcctcaagatcggtccggacctgggcggttcagggttcgggtggggggttgctttaagagcggggggagggtttacttacccctcccgctgctttccccctctggcgcccaTAGTCCCAtcctgcagccccttcccccgttacactgctcaaggctcccagaacccagaagtcttctgcgcatgcacacatcGCGCGCACGCAACTATCTcctaaggcgggggggggatgttgcGGCATAATACCTAAGGAGGTATTGCGGTGGCggcagtaattggggtggcaggatacctccctgccgcccctttcccccatTCCACTTCTAAAGGCTCAGAGCCTTAGGCTcccaggacccagaagtcttctgtgcGCGCTTCATGTCTCAGTGACTTGCGCAcatgcagaagacttctgggtcctgggAGCCTAAGGCTCTGAGCCTTTACAAGTGAAatgggggaaaggggcagcagggaagtatcctgccaccccaattactgccGCCGCCATCGCAATACCTCCTTAGGTATTATGccgcaacaccaccaccaccccgccttaGGAGAGAGTTTTAAAAACGTGAAGCGTGCACGTGTagaagacttctgggtcctgggagccttgagcagtggaacgggggaaggggtggcagggaggtatcctgccgccccaattctaaAGGAACTAtgggtgccggagggggaaaccctccccccgctcttaaaacaaccccccaccccagtgccggaccgcagttcagcggttccatgcacacccctattattcaCACTTTGTTCACCTTGTAATCTGTTTACAGTGAACCTGTACACAGTTACTCAAATTATGCTGAATGGCGGTACAGTAGTACATTCTCTAGTGATACTCTGCATTTGAAAGAGGCAGGGcccaaatttgtttttaaaatgaatgcaggtacataggagccctcttcagatgttattgaagggggggggacacctgCGGGCAGCATCCCTAGAACATGCCGGCTAATGCCAACCCAGTCATAAGCCTCACCGCCACAATGCAGGAACAAGAGCTGTAAGTGTGAAGAGATTCTCCCTGTGATCAGAAGGCTGGTGTGCCCAATAGGAGGTATgtatgtgcagacatctgtacacatgtacagtgtctgaataaggctttatCACTGCAAAAGAGATGCATTGCTAGTGGCACTATATATGTGGGCCCTACTAGAAAACCTCTAATGGAAAAGTTACTTCAAATACAATCACAAAGCTTGAAGTTTCAGGATGCAAGAGTCAACTAGCCATTCTTCCTGTGCCAATTTTGTTCTGGAATGCAATTCGCAGTTAGGAAGTCTTCTAGCCAAAGGCCCCTGTGTGTTAGGAAAACCACGAGGACCCTTTTTCTTCCTCCACAGGAGAACAGTAGATGCAATAGTATTATAACATAGTATTACTGATTAATACTTAGCATTATTACTGACTAAGAAAAGGGTTTCAGACCGCTACATAGCTAAAGGATGTATCAGAGACAGAAGCAATATTGCATTTTGCTTGGGTCAAGAATTCAAAAGGCAGATGTGAATCTGTTTTTAATACAAATTAATGATAATTACCGGGCAGTTCTTTGGAGAATCTAATGAAGGGGCTTTGGACAATTGCTGGACTTCTTTCTGTACTTCTGTAAATACCTTATTCACCAGATTAACTTTTTCAGCATTCACAATGTTGATCTatcaaaaagaaaaaacacacatGTACCAATCAacctctttatttcagtcagtgaccagcatgagattaaaacaaacgtaaaagagaggacaatcaaacttcaattgcaaacaataacaccagataaatttttaaaagtcatcctcagcatagatcaggatactaaaaatactactaaaataattggagataaaagaggcagcagtatttcctacttatgaggctattacacaaaatcaaaactcaaccagttgccttctcgactcctaaatTTGAGGGGGGGACACATGTACAAGACTTCTGTATTTCAACATGAACCACAAGTCTTCAGCATCTAACAGCTCAAAATACACAATATGTAATACTCTCAAATTATTTTGAAGGGAGAACATGCTTAATTTGAGTTTCACTAAAACATATCAAAAGTTTCGTAAATAATTTGATAGACAAAGCTATAAGTTACCAGGAGTAGCAGTTGTACATAATGGCTCTGCTTGTTGCTTATGGTAAGGAAGGAGGTCTCTTCCAGAAACGTGGGAGATAGAACATTCAATTTTGGGGAGCAATTTATAGCATGATGATTTTGTTTCTGAAGAGAAAGGTTTCTCCTATTAATCTCCCTCATCTACAATAGGGGGTGAGAGATGAAAATCCTGCATGTACAATGTACTACGTAACTTAATCTGACACAAGCAGTCACCTTTTCAGGTAGGTAGGTGGTGGAGTAAGTAAGAAAAGCCTCATATGTTCTAAGAAAATACCCTACATTTATGTTTAAGAAAAAGCTATTGATAACCACAAGTCTGAAATAGAAGCAAACTTGGTGAAAAAGGAAGGAACTGGGTTTCCATTGTCTTGCTATTTCCATTGTCTTGCTATTTCTAGGccagtgtatttttttaaaaaaagtttacttttatatcctcctcttcctccaaggagaccagatggttatgtttctcctcacaacaaccctgtgaggtaggctaggctgagagctacatgactgggCCAGAACATATGCCCTAGCTAGGTTTGGTTGCTATGAAGCACAGTGCAAGCTACATATTAAGATGttcccaatcagtgttccctaaggcatgtgcacactcacaagttttttgatgtcagctcagttaattttagatcctgctcaggttgaattaggctcaggttgaatcaggaagccccCCTTTTGAACACACATGCTCACATACTGTCTtaatactgccgctcagaacaaaatgaAGAATTTGAAGCAATATCAAGACAACTGTTTCCATACCAACCTTTTTAAGACTGGTTGTCACTGGCTTTGCTTTATGTTTAATCTTCATGATTTTTTTGTTGGCCACCTGAAAGACATTCTTCTGCTTTTGACCTTTTGCCTTGTTCTTGCCCATTGCCTAAATTATATACAAAAACATTTGTTTTGCCAGTCTGTTACTGCTCCCTTTCAGCAATTCAGTAACATGGTTGTCCTGCTACAATAAGGTCCAGGCAGATGCTTGACTCTCTGGGGCaaataaggctgcagtcctaagcatgcTTATTTGGGAGCAAGTCCAATTCGGGTATCATATCGGGTATGTACACAAGATCGTACAGCCGCAGCATCTGTCTGGACCTTCGGATAAAAGGTGCGCAGACGGGGGCAGAGGTAACACTCCAGCGCTGCCCACGTTCACTTCTACATGTATGAAAGCGTGAACAGGGTGTCTACCATTCAAGCAAAGTTCTAGGACCACGAAGGAATCCGGTATACTACCCACGAGATTCTAGAGCAGCGCGTCTTACCCTTGGTTgcccagatattggactacatctcccatcatccccagccacaaaggccatggctggggataatgggagtagctgcagtccaacaacatctgggggcccaaggcgaagaaaccctgctctagagaaacGTATCACCCCAACAGGCTTGCAGATAGGCTTGCCAACCCTCACGGGGCCTCCAGGAATCGGCAGCCGTCTGCAGGTAAcgactgaaagcaatcctggatattCTATATTGCGGGGAGAAgatctccaggaacagcttcagtcgGAGTGGGTAACTGCTTGCAGAGATTGGGCACCAGCCCACCCCCAGCCACGAACTGGAGCAAAACACTGTCCGTCGAGGCCATGTCTTCGCCTTAAAATCCCCGTGCCCATGGCTAGTtttacctttctctccccctctccgtACGCGGAGTTTGGCCAACCTCCCACGCACAGCCACGCTCCCAAACTCACAACCTGGCGCTCGAAGCAGCTGCTTCCTGCTCGGCTCCACGTGCGTCTGTCTGCGCCTCTGCGCGAGCGCTCCTTCGTCATTGCAGCGCGCCAGGGATTCTAGGTCAAAGCGCGCGGGAGGGCACGCCTCCTGAGCGACGCCCCGCCCCTGCTCCTCTAAACTTTGCCCCGCTGGAAAGCTTTGCTTGCAAGGTGGTGGCTTCTGCCTTTTGCTGTTTAGAGGCTGTGCAAACTCGGCGCGGGATTAGCGGAAGTGGTGCGGAGTTGCTGCTGCTAGAAATCCTCGACTCGGTCTTCTAATAAAGTTGCAGTTTCAAActacacacttactagggagcaagtcccattgagcAGCACCGGGGAACTGACTTCCGAATAAGCCATGCTTAGGCTAGCAGCCCTCCGCACTGAACAGCCAGACAATGGGCCGTCATGGAAACAGGCAGAGGATTTCGGCCTTTTAAAAGGGCTTCCAGCAACGTCGACTGGCTCGCAGCTTACTGGAAACGTATCTCCTCCGAGTCCCGCTTTCCAGTTAAGGAGTGGTGCTAATAGAGCATTAGATGTGCCCTTACTTCTGAAGGAAGGTGTGATTCGTTccttaaagcagggtttcttaacctttgggttcccagactacaacccccatcatccccagtcacaaaggccatggctagggatgatgggagttgtagcccaacaacatctggggacccaaggttaagaaaccctggcctaaaaCAAGTCTCTGGAGGGATGAACCGAACATAAGAaaggtcctgctggatcaggtccaaggcctgtctagtccagcatcctgtttcacacagtgtcccacccgatgcctctaggaagcccacaggcaagagctgagggcatgccctctcttctactgcaactcgcctgcaactggtatttagagggtaGAGTACCTAGTTCAGAGTAGAGTACTAAATGGCTCAGAGTACAACAGGGCTTTAATTTATTTTGCATTAgggctcagctcagcccagctaCCCCACCCCTGTGGAAAAGGTAGACACTGAACGTGTGTGAAGACGTAAATCAGGAACAGAGTTCACAGGAAGGGACAGGAGATGAGAGCTCAAGGTCCATGGCTTATAAGGGGACtgaagacaaattcatggaagacgggtctaccagtggctactagtctggtggctataggccacctccagcctcagaggcaagatgccgctaaatatcCATTGcagggagcaccagcaggagagagggcatgccctcacctcttgcctgtgggcttcccagaggcatctggtgggccactgtgggaaacaggatgttgaaatggatgggccttgggtctgatccagcagggctgttcttattggtGTTTTCTGTCAACAATGCTGAACTAGGTAGACCTTGACTTCAGGCTGGTCTTTCAACAAGGCCTCAACTAGTGAGAAGCTTCAGTAGAGCTTCCACTGCATCACCTGCCTCTCTCTAACATGCACCTACCCACTCACCATTAGAGCAGCAACTGTTGTGGAGTTCCACAGAATTCAACTGTCTGCATGTGTGTAAGTATTGGTCAGGTTGTCAATACTGTTTAAGAAGTGTGCTTGACAAATAAGATTAGAGAGTTGAATAAGGGTTATCTTTGCATAATAGTCCTGGCAGGCCTGATTTTAAAGCATCTGTGTGTTGAGCACTCTGCCCGTGGAACATTGGGATCAAAATCCAGCCTAGGTGTCAGCACCAAACTGCAGGTGGCAGTGTCCCCATACATATAAGAACATGAGGAGGCCTCCTGGATCAAGCCAAAAGTCCACCCAGTTCAACATCCTGCTTCCACAGAGAGTGGCCAAATGTGCCCAGGGCCCATAGCTCCCCAGcaaattgaattcaatggggcccTGCTGCTGAATATGGAGGCAGCTATTATAGCTATCATGGTTAGTTGGAACTGGAGTCCAATGTTTGCTCTCAGGTTAGAATGAGACTTGGGCCACATATTCATTTTGTAAGTTGAAGTCCATGGCTCTTTGTATGTGTAGTGTCATATTTATTGCCTTTCTGTACCCTACCTCATACTTTCTAAAGGATGGAGAAAGAGAccccagttttttgttttttgttttaaaaaggggagaaaatggttttagggtgggctatggggttgagacagctttaGTCAGCctggtagatgaccttcaccagggagcTGACAGAGTGtggctctgctggttcttttggatctctcagtaacTTTAGATGccatcaaccatggcatccttctggattgcctgaaggatttggggataggagacactgttatacagtggtcccACTCCTATGTCTTGAATAGTTTTCAGATGGTAGCgcctggtgacagttgctcttctaaacggaagctactatatggagtccctcagggctccattctgtcaccaatgttttttaacatctacttgaaatcACTGGGTGAAGTACTGGAGGATTTGGTGCTAgatctgatgacacccagatctatttctccttgtcatcaatatcaatAAATgccattagccccttaaatgcctgcctacaggcagtaatggactggatgggggataataaactggagctgaatccaagcaagatggaggtactcattgttggGGATCATAATCTGTGAGACGGGATAAAacttcctgttctagatgagtttgcactccctcagaaagaacaggttcgtagcttgggagcATTCTTGGGCCTGGGTCTCGCTCTGGTGCCttaggctgaggctgtggccaggagcttttccccccagctgtgattgattcaacaactctgcccattccttgaggagaatgacttgaaaacagtggtgtgccagctggtaacctccaggttggactactgcaatgtgctctatgtaaggctgcctctgtacatagttaggaaacttcagttaattcaaaatgtggcattcagattgatctctggggtatcccagagagatcacattatgcctgttcttgcactggctgctgatatgtttctgggcaaagggcaaagtgctggttattacctttaaagccctgatggcttaggttacctgagaaagcgactttctctacaagatccccactgcttattaagatcattaggaggggtccgtctttgggtgccaccagttcatctggtggcaacctggaatTGAGCCTTCTTAGTTGTCGCCCTTAggttctggaatgtgctccctgtgaatgttaaaaaaatataagaggattatcttcctgggaggccttcaggagaaccttaaagacccatctttttagcctggcttttcgtgatatctagttttaatgttaattttaacCAGGTTAAAATCCAGCCCATCATGACTTCTAAACCATGGCTCAGaacctcctctgcctccctgggatcagaTGACATAGTGAGACAGAGCTGGGTATTATCTGCATATTGTTGACACCGAAGCCCAGATCTCTTGATGACCTCCCCCagtggtttcacgtagatgttaatcAACAGGGGGAGACAAAATtgagccttgtgggaccccacagaccaatggccatggggctgaGCAACAGTCCCCCATAACAGTCCCCCATCCGGACCTTACCCTCCAGGTAAGGAAGCAGTCCAAGACTGACCAACTCAGAGCGGTggaccagaaggataccatggttgatggtatcaaaagccactgagaggtccagcagaacaaaCATGGACACACTCCCCTTGTCCATTTCCCAGGGTAGATCATCCACCAGGACAACCAATGAATTCCATGTAATGCCAACATCTTTAGCCCCATTGGCAtggcatgttatgttcaatgcatgtacaatatagccctatccagacatcatgttgtatgtgtgtacagatatctgtacgcATGTACATGTTTACCTAGGTACATACCCTTCAAATGcagtgtactactgtacctgc contains:
- the RBIS gene encoding ribosomal biogenesis factor isoform X2; the protein is MTKERSRRGADRRTWSRAGSSCFERQVAMGKNKAKGQKQKNVFQVANKKIMKIKHKAKPVTTSLKKINIVNAEKVNLVNKVFTEVQKEVQQLSKAPSLDSPKNCPIPKPLEGEPANVDAAANLLSQL
- the RBIS gene encoding ribosomal biogenesis factor isoform X3 — translated: MGKNKAKGQKQKNVFQVANKKIMKIKHKAKPVTTSLKKINIVNAEKVNLVNKVFTEVQKEVQQLSKAPSLDSPKNCPIPKPLEGEPANVDAAANLLSQL
- the RBIS gene encoding ribosomal biogenesis factor isoform X1 — translated: MTKERSRRGADRRTWSRAGSSCFERQVVSLGAWLCVGGWPNSAYGEGERKAMGKNKAKGQKQKNVFQVANKKIMKIKHKAKPVTTSLKKINIVNAEKVNLVNKVFTEVQKEVQQLSKAPSLDSPKNCPIPKPLEGEPANVDAAANLLSQL